The Drosophila nasuta strain 15112-1781.00 chromosome 2L, ASM2355853v1, whole genome shotgun sequence genome window below encodes:
- the LOC132799017 gene encoding ral GTPase-activating protein subunit beta isoform X1, which yields MYSEWASLSTQISANSCGAQCFSVLNKFPASAGREVVISVVKQLGTNLGITQNAEPSHLVKDEEVKWCMDVICFGLSLPLQEHETIKDCVNVYCEWLTALHPQPRISVPKPICEDANLYARQIINHFHNLFVPRQGEILPFLYQSKLGSDTIKRQAVLCHRVLRTLQQTAQISQQMDRQTWDTLLLFLLAINEILLAPPTVKDDVGDQLCERVISVLFEVWLLACVRCFPSPSLWKTLQESCAMWRHRVALVDQWNRVNLALTARLLEFSYGPDFTQLKIADEDSQLIPAGMSNDCVAQTWYRFLRMIGNPTALCSPHLISKSSHFVQWALTHEKGAETHQHPCLQMLPQIFLNAIKGISSQVDAFLGVYQPAANQQDNVVTNLLEIRHSLNEATSSTLQQFIHSSSVSNISTQQAGQQQHPHPHHHHHLPHLHLHGAGSFLRDNFVSSSASSALNAIMGHHHQQQPQTQATAVAAAQTQGHLSHGHASPTNVCHGPSTSTVPVGSVSAGGSHSAGVVGCISFTPAEPMLMPLANSTSNSSCVTPTPPLQRRLAKSFSVAPSITQQKGLSKTALISLTRSSANAAAPTTPTSGPPSSSSINSLPSIGTEVRTTLSVARPKCNSILHLFGEWLFEAAHIGGDTWLQNRKRQACEASKRPSSMIMENRKGSISLSQPNSLNDPSSLPPTLTIDKYESGRAEAIGTLCKIFCAKKTGEEILPVYLARFYMALQQCLKITESKECDETLASILLHSADLFRLDLDGINVLLPGYIAALEIVLPDKDLKLKTQATAFNRTDLRRSAINILLSIMVLPLHYHNLPIRNLTSDSNEKPLTFIQLKARLMNILMNALQVETDAQNTHMLLGGLLLCVQDAVTFEECELSGNEHLSGQTGQNHEDNLLSSACSERSASLVSGTVSFGGQTPAMSSRDTASAHEYPSLTISDDISVDFTHDFESIASYDNAHALFVRATYLVCHRLISSWKTDLNVSLAALELLSGLARLHIRETDSLVKIVEPSQNLTIISTDALECKRAVKWICDYICYQCSRPPPAHSKDLHSTIVAAFQCTAAWLMQHPYLLQDKDCLQTVLEVVELGISGTKSQSKNGDLPKFKDEKELKPASMRVRDAAENLLTIILEQVGYFPSECGPESISSLLNELALIKHCTHPTGDGSVGVCNTEQAISKFKYFVTENSTILALLEEPLGNDQDPQPTITLLIRGPFGRHAWTMQLRHLPRSKSGIKYHAVNPGRPIPLNDITQRPECEQKNFPEGVDKVQPCVADYSIPTIEQIREQYGASIIGDLEAMLENQSIHEKLAWAESDNSMDSLSHAQECIPPAVCHEFHAARLFLSHFGFLNFEIRNPQNPNESLGAPPQRPLIVLDTTASAFAADLENLDKLSARTHDTVYVFYVKAGQTSASQIIGNMAEDQTYDSHFANMLQTLGWPVQVADHSGWTGFVHNSWSLKNTTESTDRNQSNVSNELSYNGAQHVLYWADVSAEIAFVVPNAWNMRYNSDIDSCSLSSNISDQSTASNVWMRGEDTGPLKSKPRNLSLELDTGSRNKEPIPPTRRKGTVSKPVLLAQAPTKIFLVWLESFEDYLNFPVEDLLAYARTGEELHSMQMPKAADCHVIFVHSLQSGLLRVKLLGPSGRMSFATPLVDGMVLSRRIVGNLVRQTALNISRRRRLDNDNYQPPHVRRRLKVQDIVQKYKMDLTEAELLAHLFHRSI from the exons ATGTACTCTGAGTGGGCTTCGCTGTCAACCCAGATTAGTGCCAATAGCTGTGGTGCGCAATGCTTTAGTGTTTTAAATAAGTTTCCCGCATCTGCTGGACGGGAAGTGGTTATATCTGTGGTAAAACAATTAGGCACAAATTTGGGAATCACGCAAAATGCAGAACCTAGCCACTTGGTCAAGGATGAAGAG GTCAAATGGTGCATGGATGTCATTTGCTTTGGCCTCTCGTTGCCACTTCAGGAGCATGAAACCATCAAGGATTGCGTCAATGTTTATTGCGAGTGGTTGACGGCTTTGCATCCGCAGCCTCGCATTAGCGTTCCCAAACCCATTTGTGAGGATGCGAATCTCTATGCCAGACAAATCATAAATCATTTCCACAATCTCTTTGTGCCGCGCCAGGGTGAAA tcTTGCCATTTCTATACCAATCGAAGCTTG GCAGTGACACCATCAAGCGTCAGGCTGTCCTTTGTCATCGCGTGCTGCGAACTCTTCAGCAAACTGCTCAAATATCACAGCAAATGGATCGTCAGACTTGGGACAcactgctgctgttcctgttGGCCATCAATGAGATTCTATTGGCGCCACCAACGGTGAAAGATGATGTTGGCGACCAGTTATGCGAACGAGTGATCTCTGTGCTCTTCGAGGTTTGGTTGTTGGCCTGCGTGCGCTGCTTTCCATCGCCCTCGTTGTGGAAGACCTTGCAGGAGTCATGTGCTATGTGGCGTCACCGCGTTGCTCTGGTGGATCAATGGAACCGTGTCAATTTGGCATTAACGGCACGTTTGCTTGAGTTCAGTTACGGACCCGATTTTACTCAACTCAAGATTG CCGACGAGGATAGTCAGCTTATACCTGCGGGCATGTCAAACGACTGTGTGGCCCAGACTTGGTATCGCTTCCTGCGCATGATCGGCAATCCCACCGCACTATGTTCTCCGCATTTGATTAGCAAGTCCTCGCACTTTGTGCAATGGGCGCTGACTCATGAGAAGGGCGCCGAAACACATCAACATCCGTGCCTGCAAATGCTGCCGCAGATCTTTCTCAATGCTATTAAGGGAATCTCCAGTCAAGTTGATGCATTTTTGG GCGTTTATCAGCCAGCAGCTAATCAGCAGGACAACGTAGTTACGAATCTGCTTGAGATACGGCACTCCCTCAACGAGGCCACCTCGTCCACGCTTCAGCAATTCATACACTCGAGCAGCGTTTCAAATATTAGCACTCAACAAgctggacagcagcagcatccgcatccgcatcatcaccatcatcttccgcatttgcatttacatgGCGCCGGTAGTTTTCTGCGCGACAACTTTGTCAGCAGCTCGGCTAGTTCTGCTTTAAATGCCATCATGGGCcaccatcatcagcagcaaccacaaacccaggcaacagcagtagcagcagcacaaACTCAAGGGCATCTCAGCCATGGCCATGCTTCTCCCACCAACGTTTGCCACGGACCATCAACGTCAACAGTCCCTGTAGGCAGCGTAAGTGCAGGTGGCAGCCACTCAGCTGGCGTGGTAGGCTGCATTTCGTTCACTCCAGCTGAGCCAATGCTAATGCCATTGGCGAACTCGactagcaacagcagctgtgtGACGCCAACGCCGCCTCTTCAGCGTCGCTTAGCCAAAAGTTTCAGCGTAGCTCCGTCTATAACGCAGCAGAAGG GCTTAAGCAAAACTGCGCTTATCAGTCTAACACGCAGTTCGGCGAATGCGGCGGCCCCCACAACGCCAACTTCAGGTCCGCCCTCATCGAGCAGCATCAATT CGTTGCCATCCATTGGAACTGAAGTTCGGACGACGTTGTCTGTGGCTCGTCCAAAGTGCAACAGTATTCTGCATTTATTTGGCGAGTGGTTGTTCGAGGCAGCGCACATAGGCGGCGACACTTGGTTACAGAACCGTAAGA GACAAGCATGTGAAGCCAGCAAGCGACCGTCATCAATGATAATGGAAAATCGCAAGGGCTCAATATCGCTTTCACAACCAAATTCACTGAACGACCCGTCATCATTGCCGCCCACTCTGACCATAGACAAGTATGAATCTGGCCGTGCTGAAGCTATCGGCACTCTGTGTAAGATTTTCTGTGCCAAGAAAACGGGAGAAGAGATCCTGCCAGTCTATTTGGCCCGCTTTTATATGGCACTACAGCAGTGCCTAAAGATTACCGAGTCGAAAGAATGCGATGAAACATTGGCGAGTATTTTGCTGCACTCAGCCGATTTATTCCGTTTGGATCTGGATGGCATTAATGTGCTACTACCTGGCTATATAGCTGCATTGGAAATTGTGCTGCCCGACAAGGACTTGAAGCTAAAAACTCAGGCAACTGCATTTAATCGAACTGATCTGCGTCGCTCAGCAATTAACATTCTTCTGTCGATTATGGTGCTTCCCCTTCACTACCACAATTTGCCTATCCGGAATTTGACTTCGGACTCAAATGAAAA GCCGCTGACCTTCATTCAACTTAAAGCGCGCttgatgaatattttaatgaatgcCCTGCAAGTTGAGACGGATGCTCAGAACACTCATATGCTGCTTGGCGGATTGTTGCTCTGTGTCCAGGATGCGGTTACTTTCGAAGAGTGCGAGTTAAGCGGCAATGAGCATTTAAGCGGACAAACTGGTCAAAATCATGAAGATAATTTGCTTAGCTCCG CCTGCTCGGAGCGTTCCGCTTCGTTAGTCAGCGGCACAGTAAGCTTTGGTGGGCAAACCCCAGCAATGAGCTCGCGTGACACGGCCTCAGCTCACGAGTATCCGAGTCTGACTATATCCGATGATATATCGGTGGATTTTACACATGATTTTGAGAGCATTGCATCATATG ATAACGCACACGCTTTGTTTGTACGGGCTACTTATTTGGTTTGCCACCGCCTCATTTCCTCGTGGAAAACGGATTTAAATGTTTCACTAGCGGCTCTGGAGCTGTTGTCCGGATTGGCACGCCTGCACATACGTGAAACAG ATTCTTTAGTCAAAATTGTCGAACCAAGCCAAAATCTAACGATAATCTCCACAGACGCTCTAGAGTGCAAGCGGGCAGTCAAGTGGATATGTGACTATATTTGCTATCAATGCTCTCGACCTCCGCCTGCCCACAGTAAGGATCTGCACAGCACAATCGTTGCAGCGTTTCAATGTACAGCAGCATGGCTGATGCAGCATCCATACTTGCTGCAGGATAAAGATTGCCTGCAAACAGTCCTGGAGGTTGTCGAGCTGGGTATATCTGGTAcgaaaagccaaagcaaaaatgGCGATTTACCCAAATTCAAAGATGAAAAAGAACTCAAGCCTGCTTCAATGAGAGTTCGTGACGCGGCAGAGAATCTGCTTACAATTATTCTGGAGCAGGTCGGCTATTTCCCAAGCGAGTGCGGCCCAGAGTCCATATCTTCACTCTTAAATGAACTGGCCTTAATCAAACATTGCACGCATCCGACTGGAGATGGATCTGTTGGTGTTTGCAACACTGAGCAAGCAATTTCCAagtttaagtattttgttacCGAAAACTCGACTATTTTGGCGCTTCTAGAAGAGCCTTTAGGTAACGATCAGGATCCGCAACCAACAATCACTC TCCTTATAAGGGGTCCATTTGGTCGACATGCCTGGACCATGCAACTGCGCCATCTACCGCGCAGCAAGTCTGGCATCAAGTATCATGCCGTTAATCCAGGTCGACCCATACCCTTGAATGACATAACACAACGTCCCGAGTGTGAGCAAAAAAATTTCCCCGAAGGTGTTGATAAAGTGCAGCCCTGCGTGGCCGACTACTCAATACCAACCATTGAGCAAATACGTGAGCAGTATGGTGCCAGTATAATAGGTGATTTAGAAGCAATGCTTGAAAACCAAAGCATACATGAGAAGCTAGCTTGGGCAGAATCTGACAATAGCATGGACAGTCTGTCACATGCTCAGGAATGCATACCTCCCGCTGTCTGCCACGAGTTCCACGCGGCTCGTCTGTTTCTATCTCACTTTGGTTTCCTTAACTTTGAGATACGTAATCCGCAGAATCCAAATGAATCTTTGGGAGCACCGCCGCAAAGGCCACTGATTGTACTTGACACGACTGCCAGCGCTTTTGCAGCAGACTTAGAGAATCTAGATAAACTCAGCGCTCGCACACACGATACTGTTTATGTATTCTACGTAAAG GCGGGTCAGACAAGTGCGTCTCAAATAATTGGCAATATGGCAGAGGATCAGACATATGACTCCCACTTTGCCAACATGCTCCAAACATTAGGTTGGCCAGTTCAGGTGGCGGATCACTCGGGATGGACTGGCTTCGTACACAATTCATGGTCCCTCAAAAACACAACGGAATCGACAGATCGCAATCAATCAAATGTATCTAACGAATTGTCCTATAATGGTGCGCAACATGTACTTTATTGGGCGGATGTGTCCGCTGAGATAGCTTTTGTAGTACCCAATGCTTGGAATATGCGCTATAATAGTGACATTGATAGCTGTAGCCTGTCGAGCAATATCAGCGACCAGAGCACGGCGAGCAATGTATGGATGCGCGGAGAGGATACTGGGCCGTTAAAGTCGAAGCCAAGAAATCTCAGCTTAGAGCTTGACACTGGCAGTAGAAACAAGGAACCAATACCACCCACTCGACGAAAGGGTACTGTTTCGAAGCCTGTGTTGCTCGCTCAAGCTCCAACAAAGATATTTCTCGTATGGCTGGAGAGCTTTGAGGATTATTTGAATTTCCCTGTTGAAGATCTTCTGGCCTACGCACGCACTGGAGAAGAGCTACATTCGatgcaaatgccaaaagcAGCTGATTGCCATGTGATTTTTGTACATTCTCTGCAGTCTGGTTTGCTGCGAGTAAAACTCTTGGGACCATCTGGACGCATGAGCTTTGCTACACCACTTGTCGACGGCATGGTGCTCAGTCGTCGTATTGTGGGCAATTTGGTTCGTCAAACGGCGCTAAACATATCACGGCGCAGACGTTTAGATAACGATAA TTACCAACCACCACACGTGCGTCGTCGCTTGAAGGTGCAGGACATAGTCCAAAAGTACAAAATGGATCTGACCGAGGCAGAGCTCTTGGCGCATTTGTTCCACCGCTCCATTTAA
- the LOC132799017 gene encoding ral GTPase-activating protein subunit beta isoform X2, producing the protein MYSEWASLSTQISANSCGAQCFSVLNKFPASAGREVVISVVKQLGTNLGITQNAEPSHLVKDEEVKWCMDVICFGLSLPLQEHETIKDCVNVYCEWLTALHPQPRISVPKPICEDANLYARQIINHFHNLFVPRQGEILPFLYQSKLGSDTIKRQAVLCHRVLRTLQQTAQISQQMDRQTWDTLLLFLLAINEILLAPPTVKDDVGDQLCERVISVLFEVWLLACVRCFPSPSLWKTLQESCAMWRHRVALVDQWNRVNLALTARLLEFSYGPDFTQLKIADEDSQLIPAGMSNDCVAQTWYRFLRMIGNPTALCSPHLISKSSHFVQWALTHEKGAETHQHPCLQMLPQIFLNAIKGISSQVDAFLGVYQPAANQQDNVVTNLLEIRHSLNEATSSTLQQFIHSSSVSNISTQQAGQQQHPHPHHHHHLPHLHLHGAGSFLRDNFVSSSASSALNAIMGHHHQQQPQTQATAVAAAQTQGHLSHGHASPTNVCHGPSTSTVPVGSVSAGGSHSAGVVGCISFTPAEPMLMPLANSTSNSSCVTPTPPLQRRLAKSFSVAPSITQQKGLSKTALISLTRSSANAAAPTTPTSGPPSSSSINSLPSIGTEVRTTLSVARPKCNSILHLFGEWLFEAAHIGGDTWLQNRKRQACEASKRPSSMIMENRKGSISLSQPNSLNDPSSLPPTLTIDKYESGRAEAIGTLCKIFCAKKTGEEILPVYLARFYMALQQCLKITESKECDETLASILLHSADLFRLDLDGINVLLPGYIAALEIVLPDKDLKLKTQATAFNRTDLRRSAINILLSIMVLPLHYHNLPIRNLTSDSNEKPLTFIQLKARLMNILMNALQVETDAQNTHMLLGGLLLCVQDAVTFEECELSGNEHLSGQTGQNHEDNLLSSACSERSASLVSGTVSFGGQTPAMSSRDTASAHEYPSLTISDDISVDFTHDFESIASYDNAHALFVRATYLVCHRLISSWKTDLNVSLAALELLSGLARLHIRETVKIVEPSQNLTIISTDALECKRAVKWICDYICYQCSRPPPAHSKDLHSTIVAAFQCTAAWLMQHPYLLQDKDCLQTVLEVVELGISGTKSQSKNGDLPKFKDEKELKPASMRVRDAAENLLTIILEQVGYFPSECGPESISSLLNELALIKHCTHPTGDGSVGVCNTEQAISKFKYFVTENSTILALLEEPLGNDQDPQPTITLLIRGPFGRHAWTMQLRHLPRSKSGIKYHAVNPGRPIPLNDITQRPECEQKNFPEGVDKVQPCVADYSIPTIEQIREQYGASIIGDLEAMLENQSIHEKLAWAESDNSMDSLSHAQECIPPAVCHEFHAARLFLSHFGFLNFEIRNPQNPNESLGAPPQRPLIVLDTTASAFAADLENLDKLSARTHDTVYVFYVKAGQTSASQIIGNMAEDQTYDSHFANMLQTLGWPVQVADHSGWTGFVHNSWSLKNTTESTDRNQSNVSNELSYNGAQHVLYWADVSAEIAFVVPNAWNMRYNSDIDSCSLSSNISDQSTASNVWMRGEDTGPLKSKPRNLSLELDTGSRNKEPIPPTRRKGTVSKPVLLAQAPTKIFLVWLESFEDYLNFPVEDLLAYARTGEELHSMQMPKAADCHVIFVHSLQSGLLRVKLLGPSGRMSFATPLVDGMVLSRRIVGNLVRQTALNISRRRRLDNDNYQPPHVRRRLKVQDIVQKYKMDLTEAELLAHLFHRSI; encoded by the exons ATGTACTCTGAGTGGGCTTCGCTGTCAACCCAGATTAGTGCCAATAGCTGTGGTGCGCAATGCTTTAGTGTTTTAAATAAGTTTCCCGCATCTGCTGGACGGGAAGTGGTTATATCTGTGGTAAAACAATTAGGCACAAATTTGGGAATCACGCAAAATGCAGAACCTAGCCACTTGGTCAAGGATGAAGAG GTCAAATGGTGCATGGATGTCATTTGCTTTGGCCTCTCGTTGCCACTTCAGGAGCATGAAACCATCAAGGATTGCGTCAATGTTTATTGCGAGTGGTTGACGGCTTTGCATCCGCAGCCTCGCATTAGCGTTCCCAAACCCATTTGTGAGGATGCGAATCTCTATGCCAGACAAATCATAAATCATTTCCACAATCTCTTTGTGCCGCGCCAGGGTGAAA tcTTGCCATTTCTATACCAATCGAAGCTTG GCAGTGACACCATCAAGCGTCAGGCTGTCCTTTGTCATCGCGTGCTGCGAACTCTTCAGCAAACTGCTCAAATATCACAGCAAATGGATCGTCAGACTTGGGACAcactgctgctgttcctgttGGCCATCAATGAGATTCTATTGGCGCCACCAACGGTGAAAGATGATGTTGGCGACCAGTTATGCGAACGAGTGATCTCTGTGCTCTTCGAGGTTTGGTTGTTGGCCTGCGTGCGCTGCTTTCCATCGCCCTCGTTGTGGAAGACCTTGCAGGAGTCATGTGCTATGTGGCGTCACCGCGTTGCTCTGGTGGATCAATGGAACCGTGTCAATTTGGCATTAACGGCACGTTTGCTTGAGTTCAGTTACGGACCCGATTTTACTCAACTCAAGATTG CCGACGAGGATAGTCAGCTTATACCTGCGGGCATGTCAAACGACTGTGTGGCCCAGACTTGGTATCGCTTCCTGCGCATGATCGGCAATCCCACCGCACTATGTTCTCCGCATTTGATTAGCAAGTCCTCGCACTTTGTGCAATGGGCGCTGACTCATGAGAAGGGCGCCGAAACACATCAACATCCGTGCCTGCAAATGCTGCCGCAGATCTTTCTCAATGCTATTAAGGGAATCTCCAGTCAAGTTGATGCATTTTTGG GCGTTTATCAGCCAGCAGCTAATCAGCAGGACAACGTAGTTACGAATCTGCTTGAGATACGGCACTCCCTCAACGAGGCCACCTCGTCCACGCTTCAGCAATTCATACACTCGAGCAGCGTTTCAAATATTAGCACTCAACAAgctggacagcagcagcatccgcatccgcatcatcaccatcatcttccgcatttgcatttacatgGCGCCGGTAGTTTTCTGCGCGACAACTTTGTCAGCAGCTCGGCTAGTTCTGCTTTAAATGCCATCATGGGCcaccatcatcagcagcaaccacaaacccaggcaacagcagtagcagcagcacaaACTCAAGGGCATCTCAGCCATGGCCATGCTTCTCCCACCAACGTTTGCCACGGACCATCAACGTCAACAGTCCCTGTAGGCAGCGTAAGTGCAGGTGGCAGCCACTCAGCTGGCGTGGTAGGCTGCATTTCGTTCACTCCAGCTGAGCCAATGCTAATGCCATTGGCGAACTCGactagcaacagcagctgtgtGACGCCAACGCCGCCTCTTCAGCGTCGCTTAGCCAAAAGTTTCAGCGTAGCTCCGTCTATAACGCAGCAGAAGG GCTTAAGCAAAACTGCGCTTATCAGTCTAACACGCAGTTCGGCGAATGCGGCGGCCCCCACAACGCCAACTTCAGGTCCGCCCTCATCGAGCAGCATCAATT CGTTGCCATCCATTGGAACTGAAGTTCGGACGACGTTGTCTGTGGCTCGTCCAAAGTGCAACAGTATTCTGCATTTATTTGGCGAGTGGTTGTTCGAGGCAGCGCACATAGGCGGCGACACTTGGTTACAGAACCGTAAGA GACAAGCATGTGAAGCCAGCAAGCGACCGTCATCAATGATAATGGAAAATCGCAAGGGCTCAATATCGCTTTCACAACCAAATTCACTGAACGACCCGTCATCATTGCCGCCCACTCTGACCATAGACAAGTATGAATCTGGCCGTGCTGAAGCTATCGGCACTCTGTGTAAGATTTTCTGTGCCAAGAAAACGGGAGAAGAGATCCTGCCAGTCTATTTGGCCCGCTTTTATATGGCACTACAGCAGTGCCTAAAGATTACCGAGTCGAAAGAATGCGATGAAACATTGGCGAGTATTTTGCTGCACTCAGCCGATTTATTCCGTTTGGATCTGGATGGCATTAATGTGCTACTACCTGGCTATATAGCTGCATTGGAAATTGTGCTGCCCGACAAGGACTTGAAGCTAAAAACTCAGGCAACTGCATTTAATCGAACTGATCTGCGTCGCTCAGCAATTAACATTCTTCTGTCGATTATGGTGCTTCCCCTTCACTACCACAATTTGCCTATCCGGAATTTGACTTCGGACTCAAATGAAAA GCCGCTGACCTTCATTCAACTTAAAGCGCGCttgatgaatattttaatgaatgcCCTGCAAGTTGAGACGGATGCTCAGAACACTCATATGCTGCTTGGCGGATTGTTGCTCTGTGTCCAGGATGCGGTTACTTTCGAAGAGTGCGAGTTAAGCGGCAATGAGCATTTAAGCGGACAAACTGGTCAAAATCATGAAGATAATTTGCTTAGCTCCG CCTGCTCGGAGCGTTCCGCTTCGTTAGTCAGCGGCACAGTAAGCTTTGGTGGGCAAACCCCAGCAATGAGCTCGCGTGACACGGCCTCAGCTCACGAGTATCCGAGTCTGACTATATCCGATGATATATCGGTGGATTTTACACATGATTTTGAGAGCATTGCATCATATG ATAACGCACACGCTTTGTTTGTACGGGCTACTTATTTGGTTTGCCACCGCCTCATTTCCTCGTGGAAAACGGATTTAAATGTTTCACTAGCGGCTCTGGAGCTGTTGTCCGGATTGGCACGCCTGCACATACGTGAAACAG TCAAAATTGTCGAACCAAGCCAAAATCTAACGATAATCTCCACAGACGCTCTAGAGTGCAAGCGGGCAGTCAAGTGGATATGTGACTATATTTGCTATCAATGCTCTCGACCTCCGCCTGCCCACAGTAAGGATCTGCACAGCACAATCGTTGCAGCGTTTCAATGTACAGCAGCATGGCTGATGCAGCATCCATACTTGCTGCAGGATAAAGATTGCCTGCAAACAGTCCTGGAGGTTGTCGAGCTGGGTATATCTGGTAcgaaaagccaaagcaaaaatgGCGATTTACCCAAATTCAAAGATGAAAAAGAACTCAAGCCTGCTTCAATGAGAGTTCGTGACGCGGCAGAGAATCTGCTTACAATTATTCTGGAGCAGGTCGGCTATTTCCCAAGCGAGTGCGGCCCAGAGTCCATATCTTCACTCTTAAATGAACTGGCCTTAATCAAACATTGCACGCATCCGACTGGAGATGGATCTGTTGGTGTTTGCAACACTGAGCAAGCAATTTCCAagtttaagtattttgttacCGAAAACTCGACTATTTTGGCGCTTCTAGAAGAGCCTTTAGGTAACGATCAGGATCCGCAACCAACAATCACTC TCCTTATAAGGGGTCCATTTGGTCGACATGCCTGGACCATGCAACTGCGCCATCTACCGCGCAGCAAGTCTGGCATCAAGTATCATGCCGTTAATCCAGGTCGACCCATACCCTTGAATGACATAACACAACGTCCCGAGTGTGAGCAAAAAAATTTCCCCGAAGGTGTTGATAAAGTGCAGCCCTGCGTGGCCGACTACTCAATACCAACCATTGAGCAAATACGTGAGCAGTATGGTGCCAGTATAATAGGTGATTTAGAAGCAATGCTTGAAAACCAAAGCATACATGAGAAGCTAGCTTGGGCAGAATCTGACAATAGCATGGACAGTCTGTCACATGCTCAGGAATGCATACCTCCCGCTGTCTGCCACGAGTTCCACGCGGCTCGTCTGTTTCTATCTCACTTTGGTTTCCTTAACTTTGAGATACGTAATCCGCAGAATCCAAATGAATCTTTGGGAGCACCGCCGCAAAGGCCACTGATTGTACTTGACACGACTGCCAGCGCTTTTGCAGCAGACTTAGAGAATCTAGATAAACTCAGCGCTCGCACACACGATACTGTTTATGTATTCTACGTAAAG GCGGGTCAGACAAGTGCGTCTCAAATAATTGGCAATATGGCAGAGGATCAGACATATGACTCCCACTTTGCCAACATGCTCCAAACATTAGGTTGGCCAGTTCAGGTGGCGGATCACTCGGGATGGACTGGCTTCGTACACAATTCATGGTCCCTCAAAAACACAACGGAATCGACAGATCGCAATCAATCAAATGTATCTAACGAATTGTCCTATAATGGTGCGCAACATGTACTTTATTGGGCGGATGTGTCCGCTGAGATAGCTTTTGTAGTACCCAATGCTTGGAATATGCGCTATAATAGTGACATTGATAGCTGTAGCCTGTCGAGCAATATCAGCGACCAGAGCACGGCGAGCAATGTATGGATGCGCGGAGAGGATACTGGGCCGTTAAAGTCGAAGCCAAGAAATCTCAGCTTAGAGCTTGACACTGGCAGTAGAAACAAGGAACCAATACCACCCACTCGACGAAAGGGTACTGTTTCGAAGCCTGTGTTGCTCGCTCAAGCTCCAACAAAGATATTTCTCGTATGGCTGGAGAGCTTTGAGGATTATTTGAATTTCCCTGTTGAAGATCTTCTGGCCTACGCACGCACTGGAGAAGAGCTACATTCGatgcaaatgccaaaagcAGCTGATTGCCATGTGATTTTTGTACATTCTCTGCAGTCTGGTTTGCTGCGAGTAAAACTCTTGGGACCATCTGGACGCATGAGCTTTGCTACACCACTTGTCGACGGCATGGTGCTCAGTCGTCGTATTGTGGGCAATTTGGTTCGTCAAACGGCGCTAAACATATCACGGCGCAGACGTTTAGATAACGATAA TTACCAACCACCACACGTGCGTCGTCGCTTGAAGGTGCAGGACATAGTCCAAAAGTACAAAATGGATCTGACCGAGGCAGAGCTCTTGGCGCATTTGTTCCACCGCTCCATTTAA